The Pyrenophora tritici-repentis strain M4 chromosome 2, whole genome shotgun sequence genome window below encodes:
- a CDS encoding NtpC, Archaeal-vacuolar-type H+-ATPase subunit C: MEGLYYNVKYGYIEGIVRGYRNALLTSQNYSNLTQCETIDDVKLQLSPAYGDFLNSLPPNPSTSALAAKTTDKLVAEFRYLQANATGSLAKFMEYLTYGYMIDNVALLITGTLHERDTRELLERCHPLGWFETMPVLCVATNIEELYNSVLIETPLAPYFKGSLSHQDLDELNIEIIRNTLYKNYLEDFHEFVNSASDIAGTPTADVMSEVLEFEADRRSINISLNSFGTELSKADRKKLYPNLGKLYPEGTLMLSRADDVEGVRIAVESVADYKMFFDQTGLSGGGGGVGNMSGGVGGESRSLEDLFYQKEMEISKLAFTHQFTHAIVYAWVKLREQEIRNITWIAECIAQNQKERIGNYISVF, from the exons ATGGAGGGCCTCTACTACAACGTCAAATACGG CTACATCGAGGGCATCGTGCGCGGCTACCGCAACGCGCTGCTCACCAGCCAGAACTACAGCAACTTGACCCAGTGCGAGACCATCGACG ATGTCAAGCTGCAACTATCCCCCGCATATGGCGACTTTCTCAACTCCTTGCCCCCGAACCCATCGACGTCCGCCCTTGCCGCGAAGACGACCGACAAGCTCGTAGCCGAGTTCCGCTACCTCCAGGCCAACGCCACCGGCTCTCTCGCCAAATTCATGGAGTATCTTACATATGGATACATGATCGACAACGTTGCGCTACTGATTACCGGTACGCTGCATGAGAGGGATACTCGGGAGTTGCTCGAGAGGTGCCATCCGCTTGGCTGGTTCGAGACTATGCCTGTGCTGTGCGTGGCGACCAACATCGAAGAATTGTACAACTCTGTCTTGATCGAAACCCCGCTTGCGCCCTACTTCAAGGGTTCCCTCAGCCACCAGGACCTCGACGAACTCAACATTGAGATTATCCGCAACACGCTGTACAAGAACTACCTGGAGGACTTCCACGAGTTTGTCAACTCAGCCTCGGACATTGCCGGAACACCGACTGCAGATGTCATGTCAGAGGTGCTTGAGTTCGAGGCCGACCGCAGGAGCATCAACATCTCTCTGAACTCATTCGGGACCGAACTCTCCAAGGCCGACAGGAAGAAGCTCTACCCTAACCTTGGGAAGCTGTACCCAGAGGGCACGCTGATGCTCTCGAGAGCCGACGATGTGGAAGGTGTACGCATCGCTGTCGAGAGTGTCGCCGACTACAAAATGTTCTTTGACCAGACGGGCCTCagcggcggtggtggtggtgtaGGTAACATGTCAGGTGGCGTTGGTGGTGAATCGAGGAGTTTGGAAGATCTTTTCTACCAAAAGGAGATGGAGATTTCAAAGCTCGCATTCACCCACCAATTCACCCACGCCATTGTATACGCATGGGTAAAGCTGCGCGAACAA GAGATCCGAAACATTACCTGGATAGCCGAGTGCATTGCGCAGAACCAGAAGGAGCGCATCGGCAACTACATCAGCGTGTTTTGA
- a CDS encoding Atrophin-1 multi-domain protein gives MYLTKTVQKTNAILSKLPHQRGHQRPSSATTASTVSSSAQGTYPPPPSPPPSNHRHSSSSTTRRTRHPPLMPPQDDKHDLSNLIDEHIAWTQGTAARPRRGSQGTMIVDWDGTGTPVVTYRNRGGDDDQVKENRTSKPLPAPLNIKPLPDLPLTAHYHSPRFSPTTQTHHAPYVAGYDAQTHLSYDYDGRIVHVHRSSGHEHDKSAARLSAHSDYYAMDLDRYTRGIEVRVKEGDAKKKNGSGVGRFVEKVLDKLEGMGLLDRLRRDRKTVAVASKGKGKARDV, from the coding sequence ATGTACCTGACAAAGACAGTGCAGAAGACAAACGCGATATTGAGCAAGCTTCCGCATCAACGGGGCCACCAACGCCCCAGCAGCGCTACAACTGCTTCTACAGTTAGCAGCTCTGCCCAGGGAACTTATCCTCCCCCTCCATCGCCACCGCCATCTAATCACCGTCACTCCAGCAGCTCCACCACACGTCGCACACGACACCCACCGCTGATGCCCCCACAGGACGACAAACACGATCTGAGCAACTTAATCGACGAGCACATCGCCTGGACCCAAGGCACAGCCGCCCGCCCCCGACGAGGCAGCCAAGGAACCATGATTGTAGATTGGGATGGAACAGGTACACCAGTTGTAACCTATCGAAACCGCGGAGGAGACGACGACCAAGTCAAGGAAAATCGTACCTCCAAACCACTTCCAGCCCCCCTCAACATCAAGCCCCTACCCGACCTCCCCTTGACAGCCCATTACCACTCGCCCCGCTTCTCCCCTACCACGCAAACCCACCACGCGCCCTACGTCGCCGGCTACGACGCCCAAACGCACTTATCCTACGACTACGACGGCCGCATTGTACACGTGCATCGTAGTAGCGGCCATGAGCATGACAAGTCTGCTGCGCGTTTATCCGCACATTCGGATTATTATGCCATGGATTTAGACAGGTATACGCGTGGGATTGAGGTGCGGGTCAAAGAGGGGGAtgcgaagaagaagaatgGGAGTGGTGTGGGCAGGTTTGTGGAAAAGGTGTTGGATAAGCTTGAGGGAATGGGGTTGTTGGATCGGTTGCGTAGGGATAGGAAGACGGTGGCGGTTGCGAGTAAGGGGAAGGGGAAGGCTCGTGATGTTTGA
- a CDS encoding Crp, cAMP-binding protein → MSLPPDYSNEIATLDREVLKHRPQDILQFCANFFNRRLESQRTEYLLSQQHSYQQGRAENSFPGNNPFSTSPSAGSGFTKSTMQRLEEEEEHDMMTSPTASTFGHVDFSRPRPSNNDDNGPSAFGNFGGFGGSSKNNITQMPPLTGEGQNFPSNYNTNRRTSVSAESLNPTSSSADNFTPPFHQKTQDQLSRLKSAVSGNFLFSHLDDDQSSMVLGALHEKPIPTKGIKVIQQGDVGDYFYVVERGSFDIFVNPSGKLEAGPDGLGNKVGTVGSGGSFGELALMYNAPRAATVTSIEPSTLWALDRITFRRILMDSAFQRRRMYEGFLEEVPLLSTLTPYERSKIADALETKKYPPGTTIIQEGDVGESFFLLESGEAQVFKRGIDSAVREYHKGDYFGELALLNDAPRAASVVSKTEVKVATLGKNGFQRLLGPVEGIMRRNDPSKAAFESDHVDPLQQMETS, encoded by the coding sequence ATGTCCCTCCCTCCCGACTATTCCAACGAGATCGCCACCCTCGACCGCGAAGTCTTGAAGCACAGGCCCCAGGACATTCTCCAATTCTGTGCCAATTTCTTCAACCGCCGCCTCGAGTCGCAGCGAACAGAGTATCTGCTGTCGCAACAGCATTCCTACCAACAGGGCCGTGCTGAGAACAGCTTCCCGGGCAACAACCCCTTTAGCACCTCACCCAGCGCTGGCAGCGGTTTCACAAAAAGCACAATGCAGCGTCtcgaagaagaggaggagcATGACATGATGACGTCCCCCACAGCTTCCACCTTCGGGCACGTCGACTTTAGCAGGCCCCGCCCCAGCAACAACGACGACAATGGCCCAAGTGCCTTTGGCAACTTTGGTGGCTTCGGCGGCTCGTCCAAGAACAACATCACGCAGATGCCGCCCCTGACGGGTGAAGGCCAGAACTTCCCCAGCAACTACAACACCAACAGGCGCACCTCTGTTTCAGCAGAGTCGCTCAACCCTACCTCGAGCTCGGCCGACAACTTCACCCCGCCATTCCACCAGAAGACACAGGACCAGCTATCTCGCCTCAAGTCTGCTGTCTCGGGCAACTTCCTCTTCTCACATCTCGATGACGACCAGTCGTCCATGGTGCTTGGCGCGCTGCACGAGAAGCCGATACCAACAAAGGGCATAAAGGTCATCCAGCAGGGCGACGTGGGAGACTACTTCTACGTCGTTGAACGGGGCTCGTTTGACATCTTTGTCAACCCCTCAGGCAAGCTCGAAGCTGGCCCAGACGGTCTCGGAAACAAAGTGGGCACTGTTGGATCTGGAGGTTCCTTTGGTGAGCTGGCTCTCATGTACAACGCGCCCCGTGCTGCAACCGTTACTTCAATCGAGCCCTCTACGCTTTGGGCGCTAGATCGCATTACGTTCCGTCGTATTCTCATGGACAGCGCCTTCCAACGCCGACGCATGTACGAGGGCTTCCTTGAGGAAGTCCCTCTCCTGTCGACCCTGACGCCCTACGAGCGTTCCAAGATTGCGGATGCACTCGAGACCAAGAAATACCCTCCTGGAACAACCATCATCCAAGAAGGCGATGTCGGCGAATCCTTCTTCCTACTGGAGTCTGGTGAGGCGCAGGTGTTTAAGCGTGGCATAGATAGCGCTGTCAGGGAATACCACAAGGGCGACTACTTTGGTGAGCTGGCATTGCTCAACGATGCGCCCCGTGCCGCCTCGGTTGTTAGCAAGACAGAGGTCAAGGTTGCGACTCTCGGAAAGAATGGCTTCCAGCGACTGCTTGGACCCGTCGAAGGCATTATGAGGAGGAACGACCCCAGCAAGGCTGCGTTCGAAAGCGATCACGTGGATCCGCTACAGCAGATGGAAACCTCATGA
- a CDS encoding Mating-C multi-domain protein, with the protein MSTATRRSTRRAAAAAASVEPAPPAPERSASEETPPPEPSKKRGRKPKAASTKVESQTVTEQTVTKARATAGRAKVVEAGGEASPQRSLDVTRPVKRIRGASQQKVASDKRKSVSSVAASVNDENEDEDDDEDEGLFFKKSKRRFHSRFRFASIDEETAPSDTKMDAPESSAIHKEVDLLRVRVTDLEALNQSLTELLLEKDTHLFEYENENLRLKHQVEHQNELIARLQGNSRLQSPLNISYGTPANTYVSEFDRELVAVTESPPAQPVFVNGTESALALLHKIENAAKETVRVESLNRESEARPDEVTEPSLQQSPQQSVPQSAKRSFTEASATPDRPVATPSNIFSRSFTAIKSRLFSSTPKPSPSPQAPSPPTAKPLPPPNTYTEILSTPPTPIGERVKTPKRRTPNNGMMKVLLKGIEPGDKRKAEEWAKQVIPELMNDPNYKEKRMRLQGTVLFQDLIHFPSSKPWETGFGDPLGDLDDEDPVPAWAIYLDMKAEEVEHKPKRTKKSHRSSMDSEDIPTIDEQYAASNSAHTPPKLYNSHGQSASLYDYRPRRAIDPSPLFSNSVSHNEGGNLFRELHGHESAAQMRENDREILRKADAAKSPVKPPPPAPVPAHAPLPGGPSAETPSAPVSDVPPTPAGQQPVAEVERQRQRLMKHTPAKPSRLREATYPSPSVFSDAGIPSPLTTPAHLTDSVASMFADMPAAQPIELDEEEQADYNALIQTAGFKQLLAKDWPAATLTYESEEEELSPTSA; encoded by the exons ATGTCCACTGCTACTCGGCGCTCAACGCGTCGCGCGGCGGCTGCGGCAGCCTCTGTTGAGCCCGCACCGCCTGCACCCGAGCGAAGCGCATCGGAAGAAACCCCCCCACCAGAGCCGTCCAAGAAGCGAGGTCGCAAGCCCAAGGCTGCATCTACAAAGGTCGAGTCGCAGACCGTGACAGAACAGACAGTGACCAAGGCCCGCGCTAC GGCTGGTCGCGCCAAGGTAGTGGAAGCAGGGGGAGAAGCCTCACCACAACGCAGCCTAGACGTGACTAGGCCTGTAAAGCGCATTCGTGGTGCAAGCCAACAGAAGGTGGCCTCTGACAAACGCAAGTCGGTGTCTTCAGTAGCAGCATCAGTGAATGACGAGAAcgaggatgaagacgacgatgaGGATGAGGGTCTGTTCTTCAAGAAGAGTAAGCGCCGATTCCATTCCAGATTTCGTTTCGCCTCCATCGATGAGGAGACAGCCCCCAGCGACACTAAAATGGACGCGCCAGAGAGTAGTGCGATTCATAAAGAGGTTGATCTTCTTCGTGTGCGCGTGACAGACTTGGAGGCTCTCAATCAGAGCCTTACAGAGTTGCTCCTTGAGAAGGACACGCACCTGTTTGAGTATGAGAACGAGAACCTTCGCCTCAAGCACCAGGTTGAGCACCAAAATGAGTTGATTGCGCGCCTGCAAGGAAACTCGCGTCTGCAAAGTCCTTTGAACATTAGCTACGGTACACCGGCTAACACCTATGTTTCAGAATTCGACCGTGAACTTGTAGCTGTGACTGAGTCTCCACCAGCGCAGCCCGTCTTCGTGAACGGTACTGAGTCCGCCCTTGCGCTTCTCCACAAAATTGAGAATGCGGCGAAAGAGACGGTACGTGTCGAATCGCTCAACCGAGAGAGTGAGGCACGTCCAGATGAGGTCACGGAGCCCTCACTGCAGCAGTCCCCACAGCAATCCGTACCACAATCCGCCAAGAGGTCTTTCACTGAAGCTTCAGCCACACCTGATCGACCCGTTGCGACGCCCTCCAACATTTTTAGCAGATCCTTCACAGCCATCAAGTCCCGCCTCTTCTCCTCAACCCCTAAACCATCACCCTCTCCACAGGCCCCTTCTCCTCCAACTGCTAAGCCCCTACCACCCCCGAACACCTACACAGAGATCTTGTCCACCCCACCCACCCCTATTGGTGAACGTGTCAAGACGCCGAAGAGGCGCACGCCTAACAACGGCATGATGAAAGTGCTGCTGAAGGGCATCGAACCAGGAGATAAGCGCAAGGCTGAAGAATGGGCCAAACAAGTCATTCCAGAACTGATGAATGACCCCAACTACAAAGAGAAGCGCATGCGCCTGCAGGGAACTGTTCTCTTCCAGGATCTGATACACTTTCCATCTTCCAAACCCTGGGAAACTGGCTTTGGTGATCCGCTTGGCGATCTGGATGATGAAGATCCAGTCCCAGCCTGGGCCATCTATCTGGACATGAAAGCCGAGGAGGTCGAACACAAACCTAAGAGAACCAAGAAGAGTCACCGATCCAGTATGGACAGTGAGGATATCCCCACGATTGATGAGCAGTACGCCGCCAGCAACAGCGCGCATACGCCCCCAAAGCTGTACAACAGCCATGGTCAGAGCGCATCCCTCTATGACTACCGCCCGCGCCGTGCCATTGACCCCTCACCCCTGTTCTCCAATTCCGTTTCCCACAATGAAGGTGGTAACCTCTTCCGCGAGCTTCATGGTCACGAGTCTGCAGCACAGATGCGTGAGAATGATCGTGAAATCCTCAGGAAGGCGGACGCAGCCAAGAGTCCTGTCAAG CCGCCCCCACCTGCCCCTGTCCCCGCACACGCTCCACTCCCAGGAGGACCCTCAGCTGAGACGCCATCTGCCCCTGTCTCTGATGTCCCTCCCACCCCTGCCGGTCAGCAACCAGTAGCGGAGGTTGAGCGCCAACGCCAGAGGCTCATGAAGCATACACCTGCCAAGCCTTCTCGTCTTCGCGAAGCTACCTATCCTTCACCTAGCGTTTTCTCAGACGCTGGCATCCCGTCGCCTTTGACCACTCCTGCCCATCTCACTGATTCGGTAGCTTCCATGTTCGCCGATATGCCAGCAGCGCAGCCCATCGAGCTTGACGAAGAAGAGCAGGCTGACTACAATGCGCTCATTCAGACTGCCGGATTCAAGCAGCTGCTTGCTAAAGACTGGCCAGCCGCCACCCTCACCTACGAGTCTGAGGAGGAAGAGCTGAGCCCGACCTCTGCCTAA
- a CDS encoding Hsp70 family protein — MLSNRLVVGLDYGTTYTGVAFCETSDTGIVGKDILVIKDWPSRHTKIGTKEKVPSEIALKDRTKWGSLIAPNEKRHMWTKLLLDQPKAGEVDVIMKELCLNDKNGPSNKPVDIIADYLKHIKTHLVKNLDIQYSKGLWSTLPMTLVVTVPAVWSDAAKNATLQAVNKAGFNSIELPQLKRTVVTTEPEAAAIYTIQSLRGGIQDDQFAIGDGFIVCDMGGGTIDLISYRVAELNPTTLEEATVGSGDQCGGSFVERGFLKWLERRLGTADFMSIAGNRSENLPRTSLSAKLSRMVQDFVLEVKTGFSGFEINFLRLPIPLSSIEDDEDRGIQDGEIRITATDLQEMFEFPLLRTYELLLGQIEQARHTRNVELKSVFMVGGFSESPYIYEKVKAFAEKNGLQAIRPPHAWSAIVRGAAAKGLEGDGRAEIKNRKCRRYYGTSYNAHFIPGKHKEIDSFISEFDGVKRASNQVEWILKKGQDLATKSASHGSMRFHQNFWVGDERSTSLSLLASDSYQAPLRSKDQKVYKVASLAVDLSGVPESAFTTSRSVSGGFYSTLHYQVEMTIQSSLEFSLLVNGVRYGAVTANYA, encoded by the exons ATGCTCAGCAATCGCTTGGTGGTTGGCCTAGACTATGGCACAACGTATACAG GTGTTGCGTTCTGCGAGACCTCTGACACTGGAATCGTTGGAAAAGACATTTTGGTGATCAAAGACTGGCCCTCTCGACACACCAAGATCGGCACGAAGGAGAAGGTTCCGAGTGAGATTGCACTCAAAGACCGTACCAAATGGGGCTCCCTCATCGCTCCAAATGAGAAGCGCCATATGTGGACCAAGTTGCTTCTGGATCAGCCAAAGGCTGGCGAAGTGGACGTCATCATGAAGGAGCTGTGTCTCAACGACAAGAACGGACCATCCAACAAGCCGGTCGATATCATTGCGGACTATCTAAAACACATCAAGACTCATCTAGTCAAGAATCTTGACATCCAGTACAGCAAAGGCCTCTGGTCGACCCTGCCAATGACGCTGGTGGTTACCGTCCCGGCTGTCTGGTCAGATGCTGCGAAGAACGCCACGCTACAAGCTGTCAACAAGGCCGGTTTCAACAGCATCGAGCTACCTCAGTTGAAACGCACTGTAGTTACGACTGAGCCCGAAGCTGCTGCTATCTATACCATTCAATCTCTTCGTGGAGGTATTCAAGATGACCAGTTCGCCATCGGTGATGGTTTCATTGTCTGCGACATGGGAGGAGGTACCATAGACCTCATCTCTTACCGTGTCGCCGAATTGAATCCGACGACCTTGGAAGAAGCTACGGTGGGAAGTGGTGATCAGTGCGGCGGTAGCTTTGTCGAGCGAGGCTTCCTGAAGTGGCTGGAACGCCGTCTAGGCACCGCCGACTTCATGTCGATCGCTGGAAATAGGAGTGAGAACTTACCTCGTACTTCATTGTCTGCGAAGCTGAGTCGTATGGTCCAAGACTTTGTCCTTGAGGTCAAGACTGGTTTCTCTGGTTTCGAGATCAACTTTCTCCGTCTGCCCATTCCTCTGAGTTCCATTGAAGACGATGAGGATAGAGGTATCCAGGACGGCGAGATCAGGATCACTGC AACCGATTTGCAGGAAATGTTCGAATTTCCACTCCTTCGCACGTATGAGCTTCTACTTGGCCAGATTGAACAGGCCCGCCACACACGTAACGTGGAGCTCAAG TCTGTCTTCATGGTTGGTGGATTCTCCGAGTCGCCCTACATCTACGAAAAGGTTAAGGCATTCGCGGAGAAGAATGGTCTACAAGCAATTCGACCTCCTCATGC CTGGTCCGCTATTGTTCGCGGCGCAGCTGCCAAGGGTCTTGAAGGTGACGGCCGTGCCGAGATCAAGAATCGCAAGTGTCGTAGGTACTACGGAACCAGCTATAACGCTCACTTCATTCCAGGAAAGCACAAGGAAATCGATTCTTTCATATCAGAATTCGACGGTGTCAAGCGGGCGAGCAATCAGGTGGAGTGGATTCTGAAGAAGGGTCAAGACCTTGCGACGAAATCAGCGTCCCATGGAAGCATGAGGTTCCACCAGAACTTTTGGGTAGGTGATGAACGCTCAACGAGCTTGTCTCTTCTGGCGAGCGATTCCTACCAGGCTCCACTTCGGTCCAAGGATCAG AAAGTCTACAAGGTTGCCTCACTGGCAGTTGACTTGAGTGGTGTTCCTGAGAGCGCATTCACGACTAGCCGAAGCGTGTCTGGTGGATTCTACAGTACACTCCACTACCAGGTCGAGATGACTATCCAGTCTTCTCTGGAGTTCTCTCTCTTGGTCAACGGCGTTCGTTACGGCGCTGTCACTGCCAACTACGCCTAG